A stretch of the Ornithodoros turicata isolate Travis chromosome 4, ASM3712646v1, whole genome shotgun sequence genome encodes the following:
- the LOC135393309 gene encoding uncharacterized protein LOC135393309 gives MDFSMAKNIMHASPTNRKVSVPRYEDHKTYVKAMKESEIAPLLDIRGSLLHQTVFASLPSNVQTSCCSQRDTVPEHGSHNEPELLACELCFEFYSQWVKIEESSRQRLMKLTCQQSGDLWQASRKLRLTASNLSKVPRRKDTAPDKFIKSCLFSTFRGNKAMSHGKKFEPVARKAFENSYGVCVELCGTVVSATHPFLSASPDGLVGTDSILEIKCPHTEDCVQFVHTCKYDVRRDTDGRYYLAKEGKNGYYMQVQFVMFCSERSKCYFHVWSALNSIIIEVTYDVEYVAMHITRFSEFYFRHYLPRLVDAVNSKNLALTDEYKVLCSER, from the coding sequence ATGGACTTCAGCATGGCAAAGAACATCATGCACGCATCACCCACAAACAGAAAGGTCTCAGTGCCACGTTACGAGGACCACAAGACGTACGTAAAAGCTATGAAAGAGAGTGAAATAGCACCGCTGCTTGACATCAGAGGCAGTTTGCTGCATCAGACTGTTTTTGCCAGTTTGCCATCAAATGTGCAGACCAGTTGTTGCAGTCAAAGGGACACTGTGCCTGAACATGGTTCCCACAATGAACCAGAGTTGCTTGCGTGTGAGTTGTGCTTTGAATTCTACAGTCAGTGGGTGAAAATCGAAGAATCGTCAAGGCAAAGGCTCATGAAGTTGACGTGCCAACAGAGTGGTGACCTATGGCAAGCAAGTCGTAAGCTTCGACTCACAGCATCAAACCTTTCCAAAGTTCCCCGCAGAAAAGACACTGCGCCGGACAAGTTCATAAAGTCATGCCTGTTCAGTACGTTTCGGGGCAACAAGGCAATGAGTCATGGAAAGAAATTTGAACCAGTCGCAAGGAAGGCCTTCGAAAATAGCTATGGTGTTTGTGTGGAGCTGTGTGGAACAGTGGTGAGTGCAACTCACCCATTCTTATCAGCAAGTCCTGATGGACTGGTGGGCACTGACAGTATTTTGGAAATAAAGTGCCCACATACAGAAGACTGTGTGCAGTTTGTTCACACCTGTAAGTACGATGTCAGGAGGGACACTGATGGTAGATATTACCTTGCTAAAGAAGGAAAGAATGGATACTACATGCAAGTTCAATTTGTGATGTTTTGCTCTGAGAGATCAAAATGTTACTTTCATGTATGGTCAGCACTGAATTCTATTATAATTGAGGTGACCTATGATGTAGAGTATGTTGCCATGCATATCACAAGGTTCAGTGAATTTTACTTTAGACATTATTTGCCCAGGCTTGTTGATGCTGTAAATTCCAAGAACTTGGCACTCACTGATGAATATAAGGTACTGTGTTCAGAACGGTAA
- the LOC135392514 gene encoding uncharacterized protein LOC135392514, which produces MYSGYSSGRHCAVVGCTNNQRKRKLLLQERCDIHQRQRHDCMCGVYSLHAFPVAAEKRRQWIIALNRKDFVPSKFSRVCSVHFIDGRPTNINPCPMLKLGYPRKVTHGRRPVLRVLQATVSNAPGEPANRGVGHEPCTSSSSTFASNAECEPHDATPFEEAGDHGQHVGPLDLRCMKSLLQIESSSDRHEKWSHQSCQVQPTVRDIGTQWEDPYNSIREEHSYAALRVMTTSSETQTVQKTPSEDMSEALCCFYTGLSLDGFWKLVTTVSLAAQTTITMNVGDQVLLTLMRLWLGLLYFDLAIRFGISLAQAGKIFREMLGILSGIMRKVVVWLPLETILATTPSQFTSSGYGNTSCIIDCTEVPMQRPKRIYSRGQTYSHYKSCNTMKFLVAIAPNGFIMFVSHAYGGRASDKFIVEDSGFTNYLYQDQEVMADRGFALNNSMKEKGVKLNIPAFSRGKSQFSEAEATVSRRISRLRIHVERAINRIKVYRILKGALPITHKKLMNNIVVVCAGLCNLKGRLIAPKHCEDELRTD; this is translated from the exons ATGTACAGCGGTTATTCCTCCGGACGGCACTGTGCCGTCGTCGGTTGCACCAACAACCAACGTAAACGCAAGCTTCTTTTACAAGAACGTTGTGATATTCATCAGCGCCAACGACACGATTGCATGTGCGGGGTGTACTCGCTGCACGCGTTTCCTGTTGCCGCCGAGAAACGACGACAGTGGATAATCGCTTTGAACAGGAAGGACTTCGTGCCAAGCAAGTTTTCACGA GTATGTTCTGTACACTTCATCGACGGAAGACCAACGAACATAAATCCATGCCCCATGTTGAAGCTGGGATACCCAAGAAAG GTGACACATGGGAGGAGGCCGGTCCTTAGGGTGCTTCAGGCCACTGTTAGCAATGCACCAGGAGAGCCTGCAAACCGTGGG GTCGGCCATGAACCATGCACGTCGTCGTCTTCAACCTTTGCAAGTAATGCTGAATGTGAGCCCCATGATGCTACACCATTCGAAGAGGCAGGTGACCATGGTCAACATGTTGGCCCCCTTGACCTTCGTTGCATGAAGTCCTTGCTACAAATAGAAAGCAGCTCTGATAGGCACGAAAAATGGAGTCACCAGAGTTGCCAAGTTCAACCTACAGTTCGTGATATTGGGACGCAGTGGGAAGACCCCTACAACAGCATAAGAGAGGAACATTCGTATGCTGCTCTGCGTGTGATGACGACATCTTCAGAAACACAGACAGTACAGAAGACACCTTCTGAAGATATGTCAGAAGCTCTTTGCTGTTTCTACACAGGACTTAGCCTCGATGGCTTCTGGAAGCTCGTGACGACAGTGAGTCTGGCTGCCCAGACTACCATCACAATGAATGTGGGTGATCAAGTATTGTTGACCCTAATGAGGCTATGGCTCGGGTTGTTGTACTTTGACCTGGCAATACGGTTTGGCATCTCACTTGCCCAAGCAGGAAAAATATTCAGAGAAATGCTTGGTATTCTAAGTGGCATAATGAGGAAAGTTGTAGTGTGGCTACCATTAGAGACAATTCTTGCAACTACGCCGTCACAGTTTACGTCTAGCGGATATGGCAACACCAGCTGCATCATCGACTGCACAGAGGTTCCAATGCAACGGCCCAAGAGGATTTATTCGAGAGGGCAAACCTACAGCCACTATAAGAGCTGCAACACCATGAAGTTTTTGGTGGCCATCGCACCAAATGGATTTATCATGTTCGTCTCACATGCATATGGTGGGCGTGCTTCCGACAAGTTCATTGTTGAAGATTCCGGGTTTACAAACTACTTATACCAGGATCAGGAAGTCATGGCCGACAGGGGATTTGCTCTAAATAACTCAATGAAAGAAAAGGGAGTCAAGCTGAATATTCCAGCTTTTTCAAGAGGCAAGAGCCAGTTTTCTGAGGCAGAAGCGACAGTGTCCAGGAGAATTTCTAGACTGAGAATCCATGTTGAGCGTGCGATCAATCGCATCAAAGTATACAGGATCCTGAAAGGTGCACTTCCAATCACTCACAAGAAATTAATGAACAATATAGTTGTAGTATGTGCAGGCCTGTGTAACTTGAAGGGTCGACTAATCGCTCCCAAGCATTGCGAGGATGAGCTTCGCACAGATTAG